The following coding sequences are from one Triticum dicoccoides isolate Atlit2015 ecotype Zavitan chromosome 4A, WEW_v2.0, whole genome shotgun sequence window:
- the LOC119285962 gene encoding T-complex protein 1 subunit theta-like isoform X1 translates to MVGYGIQSMLKDGHKHLSGLDEAVLKNIGAGRELSAITRTSLGPNGMNKMVINHLDKLFITNDAATIVNELDVQHPAAKLLVLAARAQQEEIGDGANLTISFAGELLEKAEELIRMGLHPSEIIIGYTKAINKTLEILDDLVEKGSENMDVRNKEEVVLRMKSAVASKQFGQEDVLCPLVADACIQVCPKNPANFNVDNVRVAKLVGGGLHNSSVVRGMVLKNDAVGSIKKVEKVKVAVFAGGVDTSATETKGTVLIHSAEQLENYAKTEEAKVEELIKSVADSGAKVIVSGAAVGDMALHFCERYKLMVLKVSSKFELRRFCRTTGAIALLKLSRPNVDELGYADSVSVEEIGGARVTVVKNEEGGNSVATVVLRGSTDSILDDLERAVDDGVNTYKSMCRDSRIIPGAAATEIELAKRLKEFSLKETGQLCRLDQYAIAKFGESFEMVPRTLSENAGLGAMEIISSLYAEHAAGNVKVGIDLEKGACEDASIMKIWDLYVTKSFALKYSADAVCTVLRVDQIIMAKPAGGPRPPQQGGMDED, encoded by the exons ATGGTGGGATACGGGATCCAGTCGATGCTCAAGGATGGGCACAAGCATCTCTCGGGCCTCGACGAGGCCGTCCTGAAAAACATCGGCGCCGGCCGCGAGCTCTCCGCCATCACCCGCACCTCCCTTGGTCCCAACG GAATGAATAAGATGGTCATTAATCATCTAGACAAGCTCTTTATCACGAATGATGCTGCGACAATCGTGAACGAGCTTGATGTCCAGCACCCTGCTGCTAAGCTCCTGGTGCTCGCTGCCAGAGCGCAACAGGAGGAGATCGGAGATGGAGCTAATCTCACCATATCTTTCGCCGGTGAACTGCTCGAGAAGGCTGAGGAGCTCATCAGGATGGGACTGCATCCAAGTGAGATCATCATTGGGTACACCAAGGCCATTAATAAG ACGCTTGAGATTTTGGATGATCTAGTTGAGAAAGGCTCGGAAAATATGGATGTCAGGAACAAGGAAGAGGTCGTGTTGAGGATGAAATCTGCTGTTGCAAGCAAGCAATTTGGCCAGGAGGATGTGCTGTGTCCACTTGTCGCTGAT GCCTGTATCCAAGTTTGCCCCAAAAACCCGGCAAACTTTAATGTTGACAATGTTAGAGTGGCAAAGCTGGTTGGAGGCGGCCTTCACAATTCTTCTGTAGTCCGTGGGATGGTTCTGAAAAATGACGCTGTCGGGAGCATAAAAAAAGTGGAGAAAGTGAAG GTTGCGGTATTTGCTGGTGGTGTTGACACTTCTGCAACTGAAACAAAGGGAACTGTTCTTATACATTCTGCTGAGCAG CTTGAAAACTATGCTAAAACTGAGGAAGCAAAGGTGGAGGAGCTTATCAAATCTGTGGCTGATTCAGGTGCCAAGGTTATTGTCAGTGGAGCAGCAGTTGGCGATATGGCATTGCATTTTTGTGAACGTTACAA GCTAATGGTTCTGAAAGTCAGCTCAAAGTTTGAGCTTCGAAGATTTTGCCGTACTACTGGGGCTATAGCACTT TTGAAGCTTAGCCGACCAAATGTGGACGAATTAGGATATGCAGACTCTGTTTCGGTGGAAGAAATTGGCGGTGCTCGA GTGACTGTTGTCAAAAATGAAGAAGGTGGAAATTCAGTGGCTACTGTTGTCTTGAGAGGCAGTACAGATAGTATATTAGATGATCTTGAAAGAGCTGTGGATGATGGCGTAAACACGTACAAG TCAATGTGCAGGGACAGTCGGATCATCCCTGGAGCTGCTGCAACAGAAATAGAACTGGCAAAGAGATTGAAGGAGTTTTCTCTGAAGGAAACAGG TCAATTATGCAGGTTGGATCAGTATGCCATTGCAAAATTTGGTGAAAGTTTTGAAATGGTTCCAAGAACACTGTCTGAAAATGCCGGACTTGGTGCAATGGAGATAATATCTTCTCTCTATGCTGAGCATGCTGCTGGCAATGTGAAAGTTGGCATTGACTTGGAGAAAGGTGCTTGCGAGGATGCCTCAATCATGAAAATATGGGACCTCTATGTTACAAA GTCCTTCGCTCTAAAATACTCAGCAGATGCTGTATGTACTGTTTTACGGGTTGACCAG ATCATCATGGCAAAGCCAGCAGGAGGGCCGCGACCCCCCCAACAAGGTGGCATGGATGAAGACTAG
- the LOC119285962 gene encoding T-complex protein 1 subunit theta-like isoform X2: MVGYGIQSMLKDGHKHLSGLDEAVLKNIGAGRELSAITRTSLGPNGMNKMVINHLDKLFITNDAATIVNELDVQHPAAKLLVLAARAQQEEIGDGANLTISFAGELLEKAEELIRMGLHPSEIIIGYTKAINKTLEILDDLVEKGSENMDVRNKEEVVLRMKSAVASKQFGQEDVLCPLVADACIQVCPKNPANFNVDNVRVAKLVGGGLHNSSVVRGMVLKNDAVGSIKKVEKVKVAVFAGGVDTSATETKGTVLIHSAEQLENYAKTEEAKVEELIKSVADSGAKVIVSGAAVGDMALHFCERYKLMVLKVSSKFELRRFCRTTGAIALLKLSRPNVDELGYADSVSVEEIGGARVTVVKNEEGGNSVATVVLRGSTDSILDDLERAVDDGVNTYKSMCRDSRIIPGAAATEIELAKRLKEFSLKETGLDQYAIAKFGESFEMVPRTLSENAGLGAMEIISSLYAEHAAGNVKVGIDLEKGACEDASIMKIWDLYVTKSFALKYSADAVCTVLRVDQIIMAKPAGGPRPPQQGGMDED; this comes from the exons ATGGTGGGATACGGGATCCAGTCGATGCTCAAGGATGGGCACAAGCATCTCTCGGGCCTCGACGAGGCCGTCCTGAAAAACATCGGCGCCGGCCGCGAGCTCTCCGCCATCACCCGCACCTCCCTTGGTCCCAACG GAATGAATAAGATGGTCATTAATCATCTAGACAAGCTCTTTATCACGAATGATGCTGCGACAATCGTGAACGAGCTTGATGTCCAGCACCCTGCTGCTAAGCTCCTGGTGCTCGCTGCCAGAGCGCAACAGGAGGAGATCGGAGATGGAGCTAATCTCACCATATCTTTCGCCGGTGAACTGCTCGAGAAGGCTGAGGAGCTCATCAGGATGGGACTGCATCCAAGTGAGATCATCATTGGGTACACCAAGGCCATTAATAAG ACGCTTGAGATTTTGGATGATCTAGTTGAGAAAGGCTCGGAAAATATGGATGTCAGGAACAAGGAAGAGGTCGTGTTGAGGATGAAATCTGCTGTTGCAAGCAAGCAATTTGGCCAGGAGGATGTGCTGTGTCCACTTGTCGCTGAT GCCTGTATCCAAGTTTGCCCCAAAAACCCGGCAAACTTTAATGTTGACAATGTTAGAGTGGCAAAGCTGGTTGGAGGCGGCCTTCACAATTCTTCTGTAGTCCGTGGGATGGTTCTGAAAAATGACGCTGTCGGGAGCATAAAAAAAGTGGAGAAAGTGAAG GTTGCGGTATTTGCTGGTGGTGTTGACACTTCTGCAACTGAAACAAAGGGAACTGTTCTTATACATTCTGCTGAGCAG CTTGAAAACTATGCTAAAACTGAGGAAGCAAAGGTGGAGGAGCTTATCAAATCTGTGGCTGATTCAGGTGCCAAGGTTATTGTCAGTGGAGCAGCAGTTGGCGATATGGCATTGCATTTTTGTGAACGTTACAA GCTAATGGTTCTGAAAGTCAGCTCAAAGTTTGAGCTTCGAAGATTTTGCCGTACTACTGGGGCTATAGCACTT TTGAAGCTTAGCCGACCAAATGTGGACGAATTAGGATATGCAGACTCTGTTTCGGTGGAAGAAATTGGCGGTGCTCGA GTGACTGTTGTCAAAAATGAAGAAGGTGGAAATTCAGTGGCTACTGTTGTCTTGAGAGGCAGTACAGATAGTATATTAGATGATCTTGAAAGAGCTGTGGATGATGGCGTAAACACGTACAAG TCAATGTGCAGGGACAGTCGGATCATCCCTGGAGCTGCTGCAACAGAAATAGAACTGGCAAAGAGATTGAAGGAGTTTTCTCTGAAGGAAACAGG GTTGGATCAGTATGCCATTGCAAAATTTGGTGAAAGTTTTGAAATGGTTCCAAGAACACTGTCTGAAAATGCCGGACTTGGTGCAATGGAGATAATATCTTCTCTCTATGCTGAGCATGCTGCTGGCAATGTGAAAGTTGGCATTGACTTGGAGAAAGGTGCTTGCGAGGATGCCTCAATCATGAAAATATGGGACCTCTATGTTACAAA GTCCTTCGCTCTAAAATACTCAGCAGATGCTGTATGTACTGTTTTACGGGTTGACCAG ATCATCATGGCAAAGCCAGCAGGAGGGCCGCGACCCCCCCAACAAGGTGGCATGGATGAAGACTAG